The genomic interval GCCCAATGGTTGTTATTAAATCCGGAGGAGAAAAATTCTCTGTTTATGCAAAAGCTGGTTTTGTAATTCCATTGCTTGGAGCAACAAAAACTGAAATTAGTAACTCTACAAATCCATTAACTACACAAGAAATTGAAGCGAAAACAAATGGAAAGATTTCCTTGGGTTATACTGGTGCATTTGGAGCAAACATTCATTTTGGAAAAAAGTTCACATTATTTGCTGAAGTTGGAGCAAACAGTATTCGTGTTAAATCGAAAAAAACAGAATACACGAAATTTAGTGTAGGTGGCAATGACATCATAGGAAACATGACTGAATATGGGAAAAGTATAAATTACGTGGATGAATTGACAAGCTCTTCAAATACATCTTCCAATCCAAATGTAGATACAAACAAACCAGAAGATCAATTACGTAAAGTTGCCAATTTCAGTAACTTCTTTGTTCAAGTTGGTTTCAAAATCACATTTGGAGAATAATCTTTAGATAAATAGTATTGGTTAAGGGGCAAGGTAGAAATATCTTGTCCTTTTTATTTGCAGATTCTGAAGGTTTTAGTATCTTTGCACCCTGTTTATTCGCTAAACAGAAGTTAATATTCATTTTAATCGAGGTTTCGTACCTCAAACAATTAACATTATGGCAACACGTATTCGTTTGCAAAGACACGGTAAAAAAGGAAAAGCAATTTTCCATTTGGTAGTAGCAGATTCTCGCGCTAAGCGTGATGGTAAATTCATCGAGAAATTGGGAGTTTACAATCCTAATACCAATCCTGCAACAATTGACATCAACTTTGCATCAACATTAAAATGGGTTGGTACAGGAGCTGAAATGTCTGATACTGCACGTGCAATTCTTTCTTATAAAGGAATATTGTACAAAAATCACCTATTGAAAGGTGTTACAAAAGGAGCTTTGACTGCAGAGCAAGTAGAGACTAAGTTTGCTGCTTGGGAAGCTGATAAAGCATCTAAAATTCAAGGTAAAATTGAAGGTCTTGGAAACAACGCTGTTGCTGATAAAGCTGCACGTTTGAAAGCTGAAGTAGATGCAAATGAAGCAAAAGCAAAAGCTATTGAAGCAAAAAACACGCCTGCTGTTGAAGAAGTAGAAGCTCCTGCAGAGGAAGAAGCTACAACTGAGGAAACTGCTCCTGAGGTTGCTGCTGAAGAAACAACAGAAACTCCTGCAGAGGAAGCACCTGCTGCTGAAGAAGGAGAAGCTGAGGCTTAATTATTAAAGTTGATCAATGCAACATTCTGATTGCTTTCAACTTGGTTATATTGCGAAACTTCACGGATACAAAGGTGAAGTTTCGCTATTTTTAGACGTAACCAATCCGGAAGATTACCGAACACTCGATGCTTTCTTTATCGACATAAACGGACAATTAACGCCCTTTTTTGTCAAATCTTTTGTATTAAAAAACAAAGGGTTTGCAGCCGTAAAACTAGAAGGTGTTGACTCTGAAAACGACGCAAAAGTAATTCTTCGCAAAAGTTGTTATCTTCCAATATCTATATTACCTGAATTAGATGACAAACACTTTTACGACCATGAAATCATTGGTTTTAAATTGATTGATACGCGTTTTGGTGAAACAGGAATCATTGAGCAAGTGATTGACAACTCCGTAAACCCATTACTTCTCGTGATGAATGGTGACAAGGAAATCCTCATTCCATTTATTGATGGATTGGTACAAAAAGTTGATCGTAAAGCCAAAACATTACACGTTACTTCTCCTGAAGGACTGATTGAAATGTACATGGGATAAAATATGCCTGTTTTCCAATTCAAACACTTTCAAATCCAACAAAAACACGCAGCGCTAAAGGTCGGAACAGATTCCATGATCCTTGGTTCACTCTGTGGTTGGGAAAATCCAAAACGATTATTAGATATTGGAACAGGAACAGGAGTTCTTGCCTTGATGTGTGCTCAACGTTTTCCATTCCAAGAAATTATCGGTCTTGAAATCTCAGAAGAAGCGATTATTGATGCACAAATCAATGCCCAAAACAATCCATTTGACACCAAAATAACAATTGTAAATCAAGCCATTCAGGATTACAAACCAAAAGAAAAATTTGATGCAATCATCAGTAATCCGCCCTTCTTTGAAAACAGCTCTAAAAATCCGAATGATCAAAAATCATTGGCTCGACATACCGAAAGTCTTTCCTTTTCAGAATTACTCCAATCAATTACGAGGTTGTTAACCGCAGAAGGGAAAGCATGGATAATCATTCCCTTCGAAAGCACGGAAAATATCATTCAACTGGCAAATGCGAATGAATTATTCATAGCTGATTTAATCACCCTCTTTGGCAAACCAAAAAAGCCCACAAGAACCATTCTTTGCTTGATTAAGCAGATATCAGAAATTCAGGAATCTTCTTTGTGTATAAGAACGGAAAGTGGTTCTTATACGGAAGAATACAAAATTTTAACGAAAGAGTTTCACGATCGGGAGTTATAACAATCCTGCAATCTCTTCCTGAATTTCCACTCCTCGATGCTCGTTGTACCAGTTTTGAAGTTTGATTTTCACCTCTTCAAACGGTGCTTGATTTGAATGCATGTCTTGGTAAAGAACTTGACATTCAGCTGGTCTTGGTCCCCAAACGGCTAAATCTTGTGCCATCGCTGAAGCTATTGGCGACATGCGATCTCCGTTGGCATTTTTGATGATTAATTTCGGAATCGCTTTTCCTCCATTCGTCAAATAATCTTGAATTCTATTCGGTTCAGCATCCCGCAATTCAAAGTCAATGTGGATTAATGGATTTAATTCGGCCATCATGTGAATGAAAGGCACGATATGTGAAGCATCACCACACCAAGGTTCAGTAATTACAATCCATTGTTGCGCTTCTTGAATGGATTGGATTTTTTCTTTTACGTGTGGTAGGATTTCACCTTTTTTCAACCAACGATTCATCCGCGACCAATTGAGTTTGGTATAATTCAAGTAATCAGCGTTGTCGTAAGGAGCTGTTGGGTTTGGTTCGTTTAAAATTTGTTCGAATTGTTGAATGTAAGTTTGAAAAGTCATGACTGTAAATTTGATGATTCAAAGTTAGTGTCAATCCATCTCAAACAGATACAAAAAACGCTAAATTAATTAAGGTGCTTCTAGGTAGGATTTCAAGAATAAAAAAACCTGTTCGTAATATAACGATATCATAATATAGAAATATCATGATTATGTATTATGAATCCTGCTTCACGTCGTAGATCAACTCCGAGATATTCTCTTCTCTAAAATAAGTCTGGGCAATTTCTTGCAGCTCCGCACTTGTTAATTTATCAATGCTCGCATAAATTTCCTGAATCGTGTCAATTTGATTGAACAATAAAAGTGATTTTCCCAAACCTTGCATCAAACCTACATTGGAATCTAAAGATAGGGCGATATGCCCCTTTAACTGCTCCTTAGCTTGCTGCAATTGCTTCACTGTCAAAGGAACTTCGCGTAATTTCTTTAATTCCGAATAAATAATCTTAATCGTTTTGTTCAAGTATTTTTGATCGGTTCCGAAATAAATCGACCAATACCCCAAATCTGGAAATGGAGAATATTGAGCTTCGATATTGTAAGTGTATCCATATTTCTCACGAACGGAAAGAATCAAGCGGGAATTCATTGCGGGACCACCCAATACATTTGTCAACATGGTCATTCCTCGTCGGTGCTCACTATTATAACCTGGTGCAATTCCACCAATAATAGCATGAGCTTGATAATTCCCCTCCTCTACACGCTTCTTTACTGGAATATAGGAATCAAAAGTTCTTGGAATAGCCCTCGTTTTACCCGACGGCATTCCTTTGAATTGTTTCTCTAATTGTTTCACCAAAGAACTCAGCGGAATATCCCCCACAAAAGAAAGGACTGTATTCTCTGTAAAAAAGAACTTATCTACGTAACTTTTTAATGAATCTCTTCCGAATGATTGTACCGATTCTGGTGTTCCCAAAATGTTATTTCCAAGCGGGTGATTCGGGAAAATAAGCGCTTCGTAATCATCGAAAATTTTATCACTTGGATTATCCAAATAGGAATTTAATTCATCCAATACAATTTCTTTTTCTTTTTGAATTTCCTTCTCTGGAAAATTACTATTGATTGCGATATCTGAAAGCAACTCCGCTGCTCGATTCAAATGCGTTTTCACAAATGAAGCATACACACAAATCTCTTCTTTGGTTGTATAAGCATTCAATTCACCTCCAACAGAATCTAATCGGGATAAAATATGAAAGGCTTTTCGTTTTTCAGTTCCTTTGAAAATGCTATGCTCTAGAAAGTGTGCCAATCCAACTTCGTGGTCTTCTTCAAATCTGGACCCTGCAAGAACTGTAACCCCCAAATGGGCAACAGGAGAACTCGCATGCAAGTAAACCAACTTTAATCCATTTGAAAGTACGTATATATGAGGTAATAATTCTATCATTCGTTAAGGATTCTTGCGGTATAACTCCCAAGAATTATCGGATTTCAAGTTAAAAACAATGCGATCATGTAAACGAGAAGGTCTTCCTTGCCAAAATTCGATATTGGTAGGTTTAATCAAGTAGCCACCCCAATGAACTGGTCTTGGAACAAAATCAGGAAACTTTTCAGAATATTCAGCTACTCGTGTCTCCAATTCATCTCTTGAATCAAGGATTTTACTTTGGTGAGAAGCCCAAGCTCCAAGTTTACTTCCCCGCGGACGGGACTCAAAATAGGAATCGCTCATCTCTGAAGGAATCTTTTCTGCAAAACCAGTCATACTTATTTGTCGTTCCATTTCTGGCCAATACAACAAAGCATGTACTTTTGGATTAGCTTCAATAGCCTTTCCCTTATCACTTGTATAATTCGTGTAAAAAACGATTCCTTCTTCCAGTAATTCTTTCCAATAAACTACTCGAGCTCGTGGAAACCCATCAATCCCCAAAGTTGACACTGTCATTGCATTGGGTTCTGTGGTTGGTTTCTCAATAGCTTCCCGCAACCAACTTGCCAAAAGTGCAAAAGGTTCCTCACCGAAGTGATCCTCCAATTTACCTTTGTCAAACTGATGATGGTCGTTCCGAATAATGTTCAGAAAATCATCCATTATTTATTCTTCCTCGCCAAATTGGTCATCAATTACTGAATCTTCGTCGTCTTCTAACTCATCAACATCAGATCCTGGAGCAGAAAATACGGTTTTAGTTCCAAGAGCATGCTCAGCTACTTCTGCTTTTACTTGTTTCTCGAAATCAACAGCTACGCGATCCTCAGACTCATCTCCAAAAGGAAAAACATCCACAATTGGCGAAATAATAATGGAAGGAATGACATAGTCAATCATCATTCCACCCAAACTTTCTTTCAAACGCTCGTAAGCATCTTTCACTGAATGAGCAGTAACGATGAAATTTTGAGAAACTTTCTTTGCTTTTGCACCTTCTTCACCTCCGTCAGCACCAGCTTCGTATGTGATTTTACATTTGTACCAAACGTCCGCATCTTCGTAATGGAAGATGTCGTGAAAATCTGTGCGAGTAATTCCTGTTACAACAAACTCACCTCTGATTAAACTTCCAAGTTCTTCATAGATTCGAGCCTCAGCATCAGTAAAGGTCATCGCCGCTACTAAATAAGGTTCTGAAACACGCTTGAAAGTACCATCTTCCAACTGCTTTGTATATTTAACCTTTACGGTAAACCAACTATTCATTTATCAAAATTTTTAAGAGAAACAACGCTTATGCCGAAGCTTCAGCGCAGGCACAAAGATACGACTAATTCAAAATTAAAAATGCAAAATTGAAAAGAGAATACGTTAAAATTCCGAAGGTTGACTTCTTCTAAGTCCACACATCTTCGAAACAATTAACTCAACAGATTCATATTCCTTTTTAAATTCTGAATTCATTTAGTCTCGGTAAATTTGACCATTCCACAGAACCATCACCGATCTATTTGGAAGAGTTACCATCACACCATGACCATTGATATAATAATCCGTGTTATTAATTGTGGTTATTTCTTTGTAGACGCCTGCAACAGATGCAGCAACTCCTCCCATTAATGTTCTGAAAGCAAAAACATCGTTTTTCATGCGCCAGTCTTTCACTACAAAATTGGCTAAATTTTTCTTCTCTCCTTTATAATATTGATACGTTGAATTCGCATCTCCCCAAGCTACTAAATCATCTTTAGCATCCCAAAATTGAGGATAAGAACTCAAAGTTTCATATTTACCTTTTCCGTAATACTTTAGGTTTCCTTGCAAATCTTCATAAGCAACAAAGCCTCTTCCAGCTTTCACTTTCGGAGATCTAAACTCTTCTACATCAACAAATTCTCCATCTTGAAATACTGCAAATGTTCTAGTTTGAGGATCATTAAATGCCAAGATATCTGTCCCTGGGAAAAACTCAAAATCTGTCCCGTTGTAGGTCCCTAAATCGTAAATTTGACCACGGTAAAAAACCTTATATACATCTCCATTGTCCTTAAACACAATCAAGTTATCTCCTTGAACAACTGGCTCTGGAAGATCCATCGTGCTTTGAACAAGAGTGGTGATTTTGCCTTGATAAACGACATTCAACGAATTGTATCTAGTATCTTGGAATGCAATTATCGAATCTGTTACCCAGTAATTCCCTCCAAAAGAAGTCATATTGTGGGGCTTTCCATTTTCATAATAAAATAACAATTGACCAATATTCCATGCTGCCATATGATCAGAAACTTTGAAAGCTGCTGGTTGATTGGTCATAACTCGAGCAAAAGTTCCATCATATATTTTAAAATCTCGTTGATTATTATAGTATGCAAGAACTTCGTCTCCCATTACTAAACCACTTACGGCTTGGTGATCAACTTGATTGAAATATCCATCCTTGAACGAATGAAAAAAGTTGTTGTAATCCATGTAGGCAAATACAGTCTGTTTCTGCGCGAAAAGACCCGTTGTAAAAAGCAAAAAGCAAAAAGTCACTGATTTCATAGTCCCGAAGATAACAAAAACCGTGCTACTTTCCACATAGTTGAAAAGTTCAAAAAAGTTCAAAGTGTTCAAACATTTAAACCTAAAAGGAATAAATGCCGTTCGTCCAGTTTTACATCCGAAATTCATCTATTTCCTCATTTTGCGAATTTTGTTGTTATTTTCGTGAAAACAAGTCGAAAAATTCAACATGAAAAAAAGTCTTTTTACAGCATTGTTGCTTTCTTCTTCGATTTATAGCTTCTCACAAGAGAAAGTGAAATATATCGAATATGATTTAGCAAATGGAATGCATGTTATTTTACATGAGGAGCACGCTACACCTATTGTAGCCGTTTCTGTTATGTATCACGTAGGTTCAAAAAACGAAACCCCATCTAGAACTGGGTTTGCACACTTTTTTGAGCATTTGCTATTTGAAGGTTCTACCAACATCAAACGTGGGGAATACTCCGAGTTAGTTGAGAAAAATGGTGGAGCATTGAATGCAAACACAAGTCAGGATAGAACGTATTACTACGAAATCCTTCCTTCCAACCAATTGGAATTGGGTTTATGGTTAGAAAGTGAGCGTTTATTACATGCGCGAGTAGATCAAACAGGTGTTGATACGCAACGTGAGGTTGTAAAAGAAGAAAAAAGACAACGTGTCGACAATCAGCCATACGCTACTTTTATGGAAAATCTATTTAAGTTGGCATACAAAAATCATCCTTACCGTTGGGTTCCAATTGGAAGTATGGAAGACTTGAATGCTGCTCAAGAAATTGATTATGTGAATTTCTACCACACATTCTATGTTCCTTCTAACGCTGTTTTATCCATTGCTGGTGATATCAATATCGAGCAAACAAAAAAATGGATTGACAAGTATTTTGCTTCTGTTCCAAAAGGACAAGCAATTAACTTATTCCGTGATTTCGAAAATCTTTCAGATGCAGATTTCAAAACAAAATATGCTGTTGAAAAGACTGCTTTTGATGCTAAAAATTTCAATAACCCGAAAGATGCTAAAGCAAAAGAATTGTTGAAGAAATACAGTGCAATGTCTTGTGATATTCCAAGACCAAATCCTGCATTTGAAGCAATTTCGGGAGTTCAAAGAGAAACAGTATACGACAATATTCAACTTCCTGCAGTATTTATGGGATACAAATTCCCGAAAGAAACAGATAAAGATTTTGCTGCAATCGAATTTTTAAATGCGGTTTTATCTGGAAGTAATTCTTCCCGTATGAACAAAAGCATCGTTGAGAAAAAACAACAAGCTGTTGCTGCTTTCTCTTTTGCATTCAACATGGAAGATCCAGGACTGGGAATCGTTGCTGCTATCTCTTCAAACGGAACGAAAGTAGAAGACTTAGAGAAATCATTGGATGAAGAGATTAAATCAATTCAGGATAATTTAATCTCTGAAGAAGAATTTCAAGCAGTGCGAAATCAATTTGAAAATCAAATAGTTAGCTCCAATTCTACTGTTGCAGGAATTGCTGAAAACTTAGCTCAAAACAAAATGTATTTCGGAAGTACTGAATTGATCAACAAACAAATGGAAATCTACATGAGCATTACACGCGAAGATATTCAACGTGTTGCTAAGAAATATTTGACTCAAGACAACCGAATCATTTTATATTATTTACCAAAGGCAAACTAATAGAATAGATCATGAAAAAGTTACTTACACTTGTTGCTCTTACAGCAATTACAGGAGTTTACGGACAAATCGATCGTTCTGTAAGACCCGCTGCAGCTGCGGCACCAACAATTAATATTAAGAATTCGGAGGTTTTCAAATTGAATAACGGAATTACAGTCATTCTTTCAGAAAATCATAAATTACCACGTGTTTCTTTCTCTTTAACAATGGGAGCTTCTCCTATGATTGAAGGTTCTAAAGCTGGAACAAACAATCTGATGGGAGAGTTATTGACTTCTGGTACTACAAAGCGTTCGAAAGACGTACTAGACAAAGAAGTGGATAATATGGGAGCTTCATTAAATGCAAATGGACATTCGATTTATTTTTCTTGTTTGACAAAACACTTGGAAACAGGTTTAGATATCATGCAAGATGTGGCAATGAATCCTGCATTTCCAGAAAGCGAATTTGAACGCATTAAAAAACAAAATGAATCTGGATTACTATCTGCTAAATCAGATCCAAGTACAATGGCTTCGAATGCGGAAACAAAGATTGATTTCCCAAATCACCCGCTAGGTGAAGTAATGGATGAAGCTTCTTTGGCTGCAATTACATTAGATGATGTAAAAAATAGCTACAAGAAAGTATTCACTCCAAACGGATCTTACTTGGTAATTGTTGGAGATATCACCAAAGAAAACGCACTAAAATTGGCTGAAAAGTACTTTGGTGCTTGGAAAGGAAGTCCTGTTTACAAAGAAGACTTTGGAAACGGATTGAAAGCAAAAGGAAACCGTGTGATTTTTGTTCCTAAACCTGGAGCAGTTCAATCAGTTATTTCAATTACTTTCCCAATTGAAATGAAACCTGGAGCAGATGACCAAATTGCCTTAAATGTGATGAACAGTATTCTAGGAGGTGGATCTTTTGGAGCTCGTATCATGCAGAACTTACGTGAAGATAAAGCATATACTTATGGGGCTTATACTTCTTTTGAAGTAACAAGAGATGGAAGTTGGTTTGGAACTTCAGGAAGCTTTAGAAATGAAGTGACCGATTCTGCAATTACTGAAATTCTGAATGAGATTACTAAAATAAGTGATAGTTACGTGACAGATGATGAATTGAACTTAGCAAAATCTGCAATGGCAGGTGGTTTCGCTCGTTCATTGGAAAGCCCTCAAACAATTGCTCGTTTCGCACTGAATATCATTCGTGAAAACTTAGCTGCTGATTATTACCAAACTTATTTGAAGAAATTGGAATCAGTTAGCAAAGACGATGTATTAACAGTTGCTCAAAAATATTTCAAAGGCGGATTCAATATCGTAGTTGTTGGTAATGAGGAAATTCTTCCAAAATTGAAAGCTTTTGACAGTGACGGAGTGATTGAAAAATTAGATGCTTTCGGAAATCCTGTGAAGGAAATGAAAAAAGCAGATATTACAGCTGATCAATTAATTGAGAGATATATCAATACCGTTACAGCAACTAAATCTTCAAAAGAATTGACTAAAAAAATGAAGAAAGTGAAATCAATCGTTAAGAAAATTGAGCTTTCTTCTCCTCAAATTCCAGTTGTAATTAGCATGACTGACGTATTCGTTGCTCCAAATAAGGAAGCAATGAAAATTGAAGCGCAAGGAATGGTTTTCCAAAGCTCTTATTACGATGGAACGAAAGGTTCTTCGATGAATATGCAAACGGGTAAAAAACCTCTAACTG from Fluviicola taffensis DSM 16823 carries:
- a CDS encoding outer membrane beta-barrel protein is translated as MKKLILPILSVFVIGSASAQFNIGLSVGYGLGNPRGTFDETKQTPTSEKNIYGTLGTGLQLNLTPGYMFGDHFGMELGLNGFLGSKTTVGQTTTAFGEYKHVQYSNQFRVSPMVVIKSGGEKFSVYAKAGFVIPLLGATKTEISNSTNPLTTQEIEAKTNGKISLGYTGAFGANIHFGKKFTLFAEVGANSIRVKSKKTEYTKFSVGGNDIIGNMTEYGKSINYVDELTSSSNTSSNPNVDTNKPEDQLRKVANFSNFFVQVGFKITFGE
- a CDS encoding 30S ribosomal protein S16, which gives rise to MATRIRLQRHGKKGKAIFHLVVADSRAKRDGKFIEKLGVYNPNTNPATIDINFASTLKWVGTGAEMSDTARAILSYKGILYKNHLLKGVTKGALTAEQVETKFAAWEADKASKIQGKIEGLGNNAVADKAARLKAEVDANEAKAKAIEAKNTPAVEEVEAPAEEEATTEETAPEVAAEETTETPAEEAPAAEEGEAEA
- the rimM gene encoding ribosome maturation factor RimM (Essential for efficient processing of 16S rRNA): MQHSDCFQLGYIAKLHGYKGEVSLFLDVTNPEDYRTLDAFFIDINGQLTPFFVKSFVLKNKGFAAVKLEGVDSENDAKVILRKSCYLPISILPELDDKHFYDHEIIGFKLIDTRFGETGIIEQVIDNSVNPLLLVMNGDKEILIPFIDGLVQKVDRKAKTLHVTSPEGLIEMYMG
- a CDS encoding tRNA1(Val) (adenine(37)-N6)-methyltransferase, with amino-acid sequence MPVFQFKHFQIQQKHAALKVGTDSMILGSLCGWENPKRLLDIGTGTGVLALMCAQRFPFQEIIGLEISEEAIIDAQINAQNNPFDTKITIVNQAIQDYKPKEKFDAIISNPPFFENSSKNPNDQKSLARHTESLSFSELLQSITRLLTAEGKAWIIIPFESTENIIQLANANELFIADLITLFGKPKKPTRTILCLIKQISEIQESSLCIRTESGSYTEEYKILTKEFHDREL
- a CDS encoding thioredoxin family protein, with protein sequence MTFQTYIQQFEQILNEPNPTAPYDNADYLNYTKLNWSRMNRWLKKGEILPHVKEKIQSIQEAQQWIVITEPWCGDASHIVPFIHMMAELNPLIHIDFELRDAEPNRIQDYLTNGGKAIPKLIIKNANGDRMSPIASAMAQDLAVWGPRPAECQVLYQDMHSNQAPFEEVKIKLQNWYNEHRGVEIQEEIAGLL
- a CDS encoding M16 family metallopeptidase, which produces MIELLPHIYVLSNGLKLVYLHASSPVAHLGVTVLAGSRFEEDHEVGLAHFLEHSIFKGTEKRKAFHILSRLDSVGGELNAYTTKEEICVYASFVKTHLNRAAELLSDIAINSNFPEKEIQKEKEIVLDELNSYLDNPSDKIFDDYEALIFPNHPLGNNILGTPESVQSFGRDSLKSYVDKFFFTENTVLSFVGDIPLSSLVKQLEKQFKGMPSGKTRAIPRTFDSYIPVKKRVEEGNYQAHAIIGGIAPGYNSEHRRGMTMLTNVLGGPAMNSRLILSVREKYGYTYNIEAQYSPFPDLGYWSIYFGTDQKYLNKTIKIIYSELKKLREVPLTVKQLQQAKEQLKGHIALSLDSNVGLMQGLGKSLLLFNQIDTIQEIYASIDKLTSAELQEIAQTYFREENISELIYDVKQDS
- the pdxH gene encoding pyridoxamine 5'-phosphate oxidase → MDDFLNIIRNDHHQFDKGKLEDHFGEEPFALLASWLREAIEKPTTEPNAMTVSTLGIDGFPRARVVYWKELLEEGIVFYTNYTSDKGKAIEANPKVHALLYWPEMERQISMTGFAEKIPSEMSDSYFESRPRGSKLGAWASHQSKILDSRDELETRVAEYSEKFPDFVPRPVHWGGYLIKPTNIEFWQGRPSRLHDRIVFNLKSDNSWELYRKNP
- a CDS encoding DUF4494 domain-containing protein, whose amino-acid sequence is MNSWFTVKVKYTKQLEDGTFKRVSEPYLVAAMTFTDAEARIYEELGSLIRGEFVVTGITRTDFHDIFHYEDADVWYKCKITYEAGADGGEEGAKAKKVSQNFIVTAHSVKDAYERLKESLGGMMIDYVIPSIIISPIVDVFPFGDESEDRVAVDFEKQVKAEVAEHALGTKTVFSAPGSDVDELEDDEDSVIDDQFGEEE
- a CDS encoding M16 family metallopeptidase, whose product is MKKSLFTALLLSSSIYSFSQEKVKYIEYDLANGMHVILHEEHATPIVAVSVMYHVGSKNETPSRTGFAHFFEHLLFEGSTNIKRGEYSELVEKNGGALNANTSQDRTYYYEILPSNQLELGLWLESERLLHARVDQTGVDTQREVVKEEKRQRVDNQPYATFMENLFKLAYKNHPYRWVPIGSMEDLNAAQEIDYVNFYHTFYVPSNAVLSIAGDINIEQTKKWIDKYFASVPKGQAINLFRDFENLSDADFKTKYAVEKTAFDAKNFNNPKDAKAKELLKKYSAMSCDIPRPNPAFEAISGVQRETVYDNIQLPAVFMGYKFPKETDKDFAAIEFLNAVLSGSNSSRMNKSIVEKKQQAVAAFSFAFNMEDPGLGIVAAISSNGTKVEDLEKSLDEEIKSIQDNLISEEEFQAVRNQFENQIVSSNSTVAGIAENLAQNKMYFGSTELINKQMEIYMSITREDIQRVAKKYLTQDNRIILYYLPKAN
- a CDS encoding insulinase family protein, with the protein product MKKLLTLVALTAITGVYGQIDRSVRPAAAAAPTINIKNSEVFKLNNGITVILSENHKLPRVSFSLTMGASPMIEGSKAGTNNLMGELLTSGTTKRSKDVLDKEVDNMGASLNANGHSIYFSCLTKHLETGLDIMQDVAMNPAFPESEFERIKKQNESGLLSAKSDPSTMASNAETKIDFPNHPLGEVMDEASLAAITLDDVKNSYKKVFTPNGSYLVIVGDITKENALKLAEKYFGAWKGSPVYKEDFGNGLKAKGNRVIFVPKPGAVQSVISITFPIEMKPGADDQIALNVMNSILGGGSFGARIMQNLREDKAYTYGAYTSFEVTRDGSWFGTSGSFRNEVTDSAITEILNEITKISDSYVTDDELNLAKSAMAGGFARSLESPQTIARFALNIIRENLAADYYQTYLKKLESVSKDDVLTVAQKYFKGGFNIVVVGNEEILPKLKAFDSDGVIEKLDAFGNPVKEMKKADITADQLIERYINTVTATKSSKELTKKMKKVKSIVKKIELSSPQIPVVISMTDVFVAPNKEAMKIEAQGMVFQSSYYDGTKGSSMNMQTGKKPLTAEELASKKKGEGLFPEVNYKTSGMTYEIKGIETINGKDYYVLTTNNGESQSFDYFDVATNLKYKTISISKQGEETVESTIVYDDYKDVNGFLFAHKLTQTAGEMSLSGTVQTIEFNGEVDKTMFE